One Littorina saxatilis isolate snail1 linkage group LG14, US_GU_Lsax_2.0, whole genome shotgun sequence genomic region harbors:
- the LOC138946858 gene encoding fibrillin-1-like, translated as MTSERRNIIVVNAASVMSPQLLVLLSTPLLENAQSNTCFNTAFTSILAWIFGDPHIITPDEREYTFNGWGEYTLITLNSGDSDFVLQGRTSPTERETDDSPAKATVFRAFGAEENGTRVFVQLDPNTNNSLIIYGDGTDYTRRFQEEGDDFLVDEDHFTLMRDNGSLAVIFPSEIVFSVSIGWKSLVLGVFVPEKFRNQTRGLLGNYNTIKTDDFVLPDGTVLNDTLTDRQIHYQFGNAWSVTEANSVLRYGPKEGYSDYAHSEFTPIFFEEISASDKQAAENVCGAADRACIYDFVVSGSEGFALKTKECRKEALEENAASQNRLPTLEVPDNVTVTVNVPKTFRVSAYDPGDTVTYKLTNDGNGSIQIIETTGNITVTVNSNTPVTLKVFAVDSSEAQSVVYTIPLIVCFGCSSHGQCDFTRVQPAVGNLNFQHAACDCSTGWAGANCSKDYDACSSSPCHPMQTCTDQTPAQQASSSVGYTCSVCPAGYKSPAGQANLCLDVDECADDALNACEVTCNNTAGSYQCSCPDGYRLTSNLRSCVDVNECVEKSHNCKHICNNTDSGYSCLCEEGFDLESSGECVQSTATQNICSNSGCSQGCKAVEGPTTSSMVASCFCRSGYDLDPTNKKTCTDHDECKDNLCSHKCSNSQGGFTCSCYNGFQLNSDQRTCSPCPSLQYGPECAHTCLCNGRGLDCHSVTGCVCKEGWTGSQCQDDVNECEENPDVCGEVQVCTNTNGSYTCACQDGYSIDDDGVCQDVNECSNNTACGAHQVCRNMPGTFQCPCFSGYMNDKGTCKDMDECSLGSDNCQQKCVNVVGSYNCECYYGYRLNTDRATCSQVSEPCAEVENLSCDHGCTQDDTDIAVCFCRSGYTLNSDKQTCQDVNECQDVSKKCSHTCINTAGGFTCSCPSGMVLANDGKTCVSCPAGTYGADCSMNCSCGVGTSRCDAVTGCLCKTGWTGDKCQHDVNECDLNSTRQLCEVSGAECVNLKGGYKCRCPTGYTEDNSGVCQDIDECETSPCRQVCENSAGSYRCLCDAGFTLNSTNGECTRATTCWQKTCDASNGGCYVNDNGLETCSCNTGYTLGPDGVTCSLNEQCNCSVVISNRCESETDHDCSGIPNTRCEKSEGNYSCVCRKGYKEDSTRACVALTRLGFTVKVNVNIPVTNLTQEPSRSKIKKEGQKRLKTMLKDYRTNLLAISIHNMRAGSVIADVDVDVPSKSAQISASYLAVALVNITGQSTTLAGQTGTVGITVDGMEILFNMTYCDVFSRNVTCEEN; from the exons AAAGCCACTGTCTTCAGGGCGTTCGGTGCTGAGGAAAATGGAACCCGCGTGTTTGTGCAGCTAGATCCTAACACCAACAACT CCCTGATCATCTATGGGGATGGCACCGACTACACACGCCGATTCCAGGAGGAAGGAGATGATTTCCTTGTGGATGAAGATCACTTCACCTTGATGAGAGATAATGGCAGTCTGGCTGTCATCTTTCCATCAG AAATTGTTTTCTCCGTCTCCATTGGATGGAAATCTCTGGTTTTGGGAGTGTTTGTGCCAGAGAAGTTCCGAAACCAGACAAGAGGCCTTCTGGGGAATTACAACACGATCAAGACGGACGACTTTGTTCTTCCTGATGGAACGGTGCTGAACGACACtctgaccgacagacagattCATTACCAGTTTGGGAATGCCT GGTCAGTAACAGAGGCGAACAGTGTACTTCGCTACGGACCCAAGGAAGGATATTCAGACTACGCTCACTCAGAATTCACGCCTATCTTCTTTGAAGAAATTTCTGCTTCTGACAAACAAGCTGCTGAGAACGTGTGCGGGGCAGCTGACCGTGCCTGCATCTATGACTTTGTCGTGTCTGGCAGTGAGGGTTTTGCCCTGAAGACCAAAGAGTGTAGAAAGGAAGCTCTGGAGGAGAATGCTGCATCCC AAAACAGGCTACCGACTCTCGAAGTGCCCGATAATGTGACAGTGACGGTGAATGTTCCCAAGACGTTCAGAGTCAGTGCCTATGACCCTGGCGACACAGTGACCTATAAACTGACCAATGACGGCAACGGATCCATTCAAATCATTGAGACTACAGGGAATATAACTGTCACTGTTAATTCCAACACCCCAGTCACTCTTAA AGTGTTTGCTGTTGACTCTTCTGAGGCCCAGTCTGTTGTGTACACCATCCCTCTGATCGTATGCTTCGGCTGTAGCAGTCATGGTCAGTGTGATTTCACACGTGTACAGCCTGCGGTAGGAAATCTGAACTTCCAACATGCTGCGTGTGACTGTTCTACAG GCTGGGCAGGTGCTAACTGCTCAAAGGACTATGACGCCTGTTCCTCCAGCCCTTGCCACCCAATGCAGACCTGCACTGACCAAACTCCTGCACAGCAAGCTTCTTCCAGTGTGGGTTACACCTGCAGTGTTTGTCCTGCTGGGTACAAGTCTCCTGCAG GTCAGGCAAACCTCTGCCTTGACGTGGACGAGTGTGCGGACGACGCGCTGAACGCGTGCGAGGTAACGTGTAACAACACAGCGGGCAGCTACCAGTGTTCCTGTCCTGATGGCTACAGGCTTACCAGCAATCTTCGTTCTTGTGTCGACGTCAACGAGTGCGTGGAGAAATCCCACAACTGCAAGCACATCTGCAACAACACTGACAGCGGCTACAGCTGCCTGTGTGAAGAAGGCTTCGATTTGGAAAGTTCCGGGGAATGTGTACAGTCGACTGCCACTCAGAACATCTGTTCTAACAGTGGTTGCAGTCAAGGCTGCAAAGCGGTTGAGGGTCCTACTACAAGCTCCATGGTGGCGTCTTGTTTCTGCCGTTCTGGATATGATCTTGACCCCACAAACAAGAAGACTTGCACAGACCACGACGAATGCAAGGACAATCTATGCTCTCACAAATGCAGCAACTCACAGGGCGGTTTCACCTGTTCCTGCTACAACGGCTTTCAGCTCAACTCTGATCAGCGCACGTGCTCTCCGTGCCCCAGTCTGCAGTACGGTCCTGAGTGTGCTCACACCTGTCTGTGTAATGGGCGTGGCCTTGACTGTCACTCCGTCACTGGCTGTGTCTGCAAGGAAGGctggaccggaagtcagtgccAGGATGACGTCAATGAATGTGAAGAGAACCCGGATGTGTGTGGAGAGGTACAAGTGTGCACCAACACCAACGGGTCTTACACCTGTGCGTGCCAGGACGGATATTCCAttgatgatgatggtgtctGCCAAG ATGTGAACGAGTGCAGCAATAACACAGCATGTGGTGCTCATCAAGTCTGTCGCAATATGCCTGGGACCTTCCAGTGCCCCTGTTTCTCGGGATATATGAACGACAAGGGCACATGCAAAG ATATGGACGAGTGTTCGCTGGGTTCAGACAACTGTCAACAGAAGTGTGTCAATGTGGTTGGTTCCTACAACTGTGAGTGTTACTATGGTTACAGACTCAACACTGATCGCGCCACCTGTTCACAAG TCTCTGAACCCTGTGCCGAGGTAGAGAACCTGTCGTGTGACCATGGCTGTACACAGGACGACACTGACATTGCCGTCTGTTTCTGTAGGAGTGGGTACACACTAAACAGTGACAAACAGACCTGTCAAG ACGTTAACGAGTGTCAAGATGTCAGCAAGAAGTGTTCACACACCTGTATAAACACAGCTGGAGGTTTCACGTGCTCTTGTCCCTCGGGAATGGTTCTTGCCAACGACGGAAAAACCTGTGTTT CTTGCCCAGCCGGGACCTACGGAGCTGACTGTAGCATGAACTGTTCCTGTGGTGTTGGAACCAGTCGCTGTGACGCCGTAACTGGTTGCCTTTGCAAGACAGGCTGGACAGGGGACAAGTGTCAGCATGACGTCAACGAGTGTGACCTAAACAGTACGCGTCAGCTGTGTGAGGTCAGCGGGGCAGAGTGTGTAAACCTAAAGGGAGGGTACAAGTGCCGGTGCCCTACAGGCTACACGGAGGATAACAGCGGTGTTTGTCAAG ATATCGACGAATGTGAAACATCGCCCTGCAGGCAGGTATGCGAGAACAGTGCTGGAAGCTACAGATGTCTGTGTGACGCAGGTTTTACTCTCAACTCTACTAATGGAGAATGCACAA GAGCAACCACTTGTTGGCAAAAGACCTGTGACGCAAGCAACGGCGGATGTTATGTCAATGACAACGGGCTGGAGACATGTTCCTGTAACACTGGTTACACTCTGGGGCCCGACGGTGTTACATGTTCTCTTAATGAAC AATGCAATTGCAGTGTGGTGATTTCAAACCGTTGTGAGTCTGAAACCGATCATGACTGCTCTGGAATACCAAACACACGGTGTGAGAAATCCGAAGGGAACTACAGCTGTGTCTGCAGAAAAGGCTACAAAGAGGATAGCACTCGTGCTTGTGTTG CTCTCACAAGATTGGGCTTCACTGTCAAGGTCAACGTCAACATTCCCGTAACCAATCTGACCCAAGAACCTTCTcgttcaaaaataaaaaaagaagggCAAAAACGG CTCAAAACCATGCTGAAGGACTATCGAACGAATCTGCTGGCAATCAGTATTCACAATATGAG GGCGGGCAGTGTGATTGCAGACGTAGATGTGGACGTTCCCAGCAAGAGTGCCCAGATATCTGCCTCCTACCTGGCCGTGGCATTGGTCAACATTACTGGTCAGAGTACTACCTTGGCCGGACAAACTGGAACCGTCGGGATTACGGTTGACGGCATGGAGA